The following are encoded together in the Macadamia integrifolia cultivar HAES 741 chromosome 10, SCU_Mint_v3, whole genome shotgun sequence genome:
- the LOC122090754 gene encoding pleiotropic drug resistance protein 1-like, whose translation METSGAYGISSFRNDSSSIWRNSAVDVFSKSSLDDIDDEEALKWAALEKLPTYNRLRKGVLAGSEGGDTKEIDIKSLGLSQRKILLERLVKVAEIDNENFLLKLKDRLDRVGIEVPTIEVRFERVNVDAEAYVGSRALPTILNFSANMLEGLLSYLHILPSRKEPLSILHDVTGIIKPGRMTLLLGPPSSGKTTLLLSLAGKLDQDLKFSGRITYNGHGMDEFVPQRTAAYISQHDLHIGEMTVRETLAFSARFQGVGDRYEMLTELLRREKEANIKPDADLDIFMKARALEGQEVSVVTDYVLKILGLEVCADTMVGDQMLRGISGGQRKRVTTGEMLVGPARALFMDEISTGLDSSTTFQIVNSIRQYIHILKGTAVISLLQPAPETYDLFDDIILLSDGHIVYQGPREHVLEFFESMGFKCPERKGVADFLQEVTSRKDQKQYWGRKEEPYRFIPVKEFAKAFQSFHIAQKLGDELATPFDKTKSHPAALNTKKYGIGQKELLKACISRELLLMKRNSFVYIFKMTQLTIMSFITMTIFLRTEMHRDSVTDGLIFMGALFYSLLIIMFNGFAELSMTVMKLPVFYKQRDLLFYPSWAYLLPTWILKIPITLVEVAIWVFITYYVIGFDPSVKRLFKQYLLLSCVSQMAFGLFRFIGTLGRNMIIANTFGSFALLIFMALGGYVLSRDNIKKWWIWGYWISPMMYGQNALVVNEFLGKSWSHVQPNSTEALGVSVLRSRGVFPEAYWYWIGVGALIGYMFLFNALSILTLSYLNPFGKPQAVLSEESLIEKHANRTGESIELLSKGKSSIGRQEEIKRSMSFESSSARIVEADANTNQNRKRGMVLPFKPISLTFEEIRYSVDMPKEMKAQGITEDRLELLKGVSGAFRPGVLTALMGVSGAGKTTLMDVLAGRKTGGNIEGSIKISGYPKKQETFARVSGYCEQNDIHSPNVTVYESLLYSAWLRLPPEVNSATRKMFIEEVMELVELTSLREALVGLPGINGLSTEQRKRLTIAVELVANPSIVFMDEPTSGLDARAAAIVMRTVRNIVDTGRTVVCTIHQPSIDIFDAFDELFLMKQGGEEIYVGPLGTHACHLINYFEAIEGVSNIKDGYNPATWMLEVTTKAQEAALGVNFSEIYKNSELYRTNRSMIQELGIPSPGSQDLYFPTQYSQSFFIQCIACLWKQNWSYWRNPPYTAVRLLFTTIIALMIGSMFWGLGSRSQKEQDIFNAMGSMYAANIFIGISNSSSVQPVVAIERTVFYRERATGMYSAFPYAFAQVMIEVPYVFIQAVVYGVIVYSMIGFHWTVAKFFWYLFFMYFTLLYYTFYGMMSVALTPNQHMASIVSSAFYSIWNLFSGFLIPRTRIPVWWRWYYWISPVSWTLYGLVVSQFGDIQDKLDTGSTVEDFVRNYFGFRHDFLGVVAVVIVAFPTLFAVIFAFSIKAVNFQRR comes from the exons TTTTCTAAATCTTCTCTAGATGatatagatgatgaagaagctctCAAATGGGCTGCTCTAGAGAAACTACCTACTTATAACCGTCTCAGGAAAGGTGTATTGGCTGGCTCAGAAGGTGGTGACACCAAGGAAATTGACATTAAGAGTCTTGGTTTGTCACAGAGGAAGATTTTGTTAGAAAGGCTGGTCAAAGTTGCAGAGATagacaatgagaatttcttgtTGAAGCTCAAGGACCGCCTTGATCG GGTTGGAATTGAAGTTCCCACGATTGAAGTCCGCTTCGAGCGTGTAAATGTAGACGCAGAAGCTTATGTGGGAAGTAGAGCTTTACCTACAATACTCAATTTTTCTGCTAATATGTTAGAG GGGCTCTTGTCCTATCTTCATATTCTCCCTAGTAGAAAGGAGCCACTGTCAATCCTTCATGATGTCACTGGAATAATAAAGCCTGGCAG GATGACATTGCTTTTAGGGCCTCCAAGCTCCGGAAAGACCACGTTGCTGCTGTCTTTGGCAGGAAAGCTTGATCAAGATCTAAAA TTCTCCGGGAGAATAACTTACAATGGCCATGGAATGGATGAATTTGTCCCACAAAGAACAGCGGCTTATATCAGTCAACATGATCTCCACATAGGGGAAATGACAGTGAGAGAAACATTGGCTTTTTCTGCAAGATTTCAGGGGGTAGGAGACCGATATG AGATGTTGACAGAGTTgttgagaagagaaaaggaggcAAACATTAAGCCAGATGCTGACCTTGATATTTTCATGAAG GCAAGAGCACTAGAAGGACAGGAGGTCAGTGTGGTCACAGATTATGTTCTAAAG ATCTTGGGACTTGAGGTTTGCGCTGATACCATGGTAGGAGATCAAATGCTGAGAGGTATCTCTGGAGGACAAAGAAAGCGTGTCACAACAG GGGAGATGCTGGTTGGACCAGCAAGGGCACTATTCATGGATGAGATATCAACTGGTTTGGACAGTTCGACAACGTTCCAAATTGTGAATTCGATTAGGCAATACATCCACATTCTTAAAGGGACCGCTGTAATCTCCCTTCTCCAGCCAGCTCCAGAGACTTACGATCTATttgatgacattattctcctGTCAGATGGGCACATTGTTTACCAGGGTCCCCGTGAACATGTGCTTGAGTTCTTTGAATCCATGGGATTCAAATGTCCAGAAAGGAAGGGAGTTGCTGACTTTTTGCAAGAA GTGACATCAAGGAAGGATCAAAAACAATACTGGGGACGTAAAGAGGAACCTTACAGATTTATTCCTGTCAAGGAATTTGCCAAGGCATTTCAGTCATTCCACATTGCTCAGAAGCTAGGAGATGAACTTGCCACCCCATTTGATAAGACAAAGAGTCACCCTGCTGCCTTAAATACCAAGAAATATGGTATTGGCCAGAAGGAGCTGTTGAAAGCCTGCATATCAAGAGAATTATTGCTGATGAAGAGAAACTCTTTTGTCTACATCTTCAAGATGACACAG cTTACAATTATGTCTTTCATAACAATGACAATCTTCCTGCGTACTGAGATGCACCGAGATTCAGTAACGGATGGCCTGATTTTTATGGGTGCTTTGTTCTACTCTCTCCTCATTATTATGTTTAATGGATTCGCAGAGCTTTCCATGACTGTCATGAAGCTTCCTGTATTTTACAAGCAAAGAGACCTCCTCTTTTATCCTTCTTGGGCATACTTATTGCCCACATGGATCCTAAAGATCCCAATCACACTAGTTGAAGTTGCTATTTGGGTGTTCATAACTTACTATGTCATAGGCTTTGATCCAAGCGTCAAGAG GCTATTCAAACAGTACCTTCTGCTTTCATGCGTTAGCCAAATGGCATTTGGTTTGTTCCGATTTATCGGAACACTGGGGAGAAATATGATCATTGCAAACACATTTGGATCCTTTGCATTACTTATATTCATGGCTCTTGGTGGATATGTCTTGTCACGAG ATAATATAAAGAAATGGTGGATATGGGGCTACTGGATCTCTCCTATGATGTATGGGCAAAATGCACTAGTAGTGAATGAGTTTCTTGGGAAAAGTTGGAGTCAT GTTCAACCCAATTCTACAGAGGCATTAGGAGTGTCAGTTCTAAGGTCTCGTGGGGTCTTCCCCGAAgcatattggtattggattggaGTGGGGGCATTGATTGGTTATATGTTCCTGTTCAATGCTCTTTCTATTTTGACACTTTCTTATCTCAATC catttgGGAAACCTCAAGCAGTTCTATCTGAAGAGTCCTTGATCGAGAAGCATGCTAACAGAACTGGTGAATCTATTGAGCTATTATCCAAGGGAAAAAGTTCTATAG GCAGacaagaagaaattaaaagaagtaTGTCATTCGAGTCTTCGTCTGCAAGGATAGTGGAAGCCGATGCCAATACCAATCAGAACAGGAAGCGTGGAATGGTTCTGCCCTTTAAACCCATTTCCCTCacttttgaagaaattagataCTCCGTGGACATGCCAAAG GAAATGAAAGCACAAGGTATTACAGAGGACCGGCTTGAGCTTCTAAAGGGAGTCAGTGGAGCTTTTAGGCCGGGAGTTCTTACAGCTCTAATGGGTGTCAGTGGTGCTGGTAAGACAACTTTAATGGATGTGTTGGCTGGAAGGAAAACTGGAGGAAATATTGAGGGAAGCATCAAAATATCTGGTTACCCTAAGAAACAGGAAACATTTGCTCGTGTATCAGGATACTGTGAGCAGAATGATATCCACTCCCCTAATGTTACAGTTTACGAGTCCTTACTCTATTCTGCTTGGCTCCGGTTACCACCTGAAGTCAATTCTGCCACTAGAAAG ATGTTCATTGAGGAGGTCATGGAGCTTGTAGAGCTGACCTCATTGAGGGAAGCACTGGTAGGGTTACCAGGTATAAATGGTCTCTCAACAGAGCAGCGCAAGAGACTAACCATTGCTGTTGAACTTGTTGCCAACCCTTCAATTGTATTCATGGATGAGCCAACCTCTGGCCTTGATGCAAGGGCAGCAGCAATAGTCATGAGAACAGTGAGAAACATTGTAGACACTGGCCGAACAGTGGTGTGCACCATCCACCAGCCAAGCATCGACATATTTGATGCTTTTGATGAG CTGTTCTTAATGAagcaaggaggagaagaaatatATGTCGGTCCACTGGGGACACACGCTTGTCATTTGATCAATTACTTTGAG GCGATAGAAGGAGTCAGTAACATAAAAGATGGCTATAATCCAGCAACATGGATGTTGGAGGTGACAACAAAAGCCCAAGAAGCAGCACTAGGTGTCAACTTCAGTGAAATATATAAGAACTCAGAACTGTACAG GACGAATAGATCAATGATTCAGGAACTGGGTATACCTAGCCCTGGTTCACAAGACCTTTATTTTCCTACTCAGTACTCCCAGTCTTTCTTCATCCAATGCATAGCCTGCCTCTGGAAACAAAATTGGTCGTACTGGCGGAATCCACCGTACACTGCCGTTAGGCTCTTATTCACAACTATCATAGCTCTGATGATTGGTTCAATGTTTTGGGGCCTTGGATCTAGAAG CCAAAAGGAACAGGACATCTTTAATGCAATGGGCTCCATGTATGCTGCAAATATCTTCATTGGGATATCGAATTCTTCCTCGGTGCAGCCAGTGGTAGCTATTGAACGCACAGTTTTTTATAGAGAAAGGGCTACTGGAATGTACTCTGCTTTTCCATATGCCTTTGCCCAA GTCATGATTGAAGTTCCATATGTCTTCATACAGGCTGTAGTTTATGGGGTTATAGTGTATTCAATGATCGGATTTCACTGGACAGTTGCAAAGTTCTTTTGGTACCTATTCTTCATGTACTTCACATTGTTATACTACACCTTTTACGGAATGATGTCAGTGGCATTGACACCCAACCAACACATGGCTTCTATAGTTTCCTCAGCATTCTATTCAATATGGAATCTTTTTTCTGGATTCCTAATTCCAAGAACA AGGATTCCCGTGTGGTGGAGGTGGTACTACTGGATCAGCCCTGTTTCTTGGACATTGTACGGATTGGTGGTGTCACAGTTTGGAGATATACAAGATAAGCTTGACACAGGAAGCACTGTAGAAGATTTTGTGAGGAATTATTTTGGATTTAGACATGATTTTTTAGGAGTGGTTGCAGTTGTGATTGTTGCCTTCCCTACGCTTTTCGCAGTCATCTTTGCTTTCTCAATAAAGGCAGTTAACTTCCAGAGAAGATAA